CGAGTTTTTGGATGCATGTCATTTTTTCTGAAGAAACAAACTTGAAACTCAGCAACACTTGTaaaccaaaaataacaaacacaAGCATTGGTTATTTAAGCTGACCCTCGTATGCGAATGACAAACAGAAGATTGGATTCCGGTGTTACTGATGCTGATCTGATTCGCTTCCCCCTACTCTTCATTTGAACTAGGTCCAATTCCTGGAAACAAAATGGCAGATATGAACAACCTAACTCTTATACATCACCATCAAAGCTCTTCAGGAATATCAAATTCGcatatttcaacaaaattgTTTACAGCAAGCTCATGACAACATCAAAACCAAGTTTCACACAGAAAGACAAACGATATACTAACATTTGGTATAATCTACACTTTAAACAATCGACCAAAGATATCCCAACATATAAGTgcacaaaaagaagaaaaaaacacgCACATAAACATTCACATTTGAACATCCGGAAATAAGCATAGACTTGGAAGATACAATTATACAACAGACATATGAGAGAAAACGAAAAATAGTAAAGGCAGTGTTATTACCTTATCACGATATTCTCGGATGAATTGCTCAGGCTTCTTGATGATAAAATTACCGCTTTTTTTACGCTTAGCCCTCTCCCTTGCTGGAGTTTTCTTCGCTGCCCACTGTTCATTAgtcttcctcttcttcagcACGACTTCCGGTATGTAATTTAGAGCCGCTGGGGCCGCCTCCTCCGTCgccatttttgtattttaccCGACGAAATTAACAATAATGCAaatagaagagagaataattggaAGAGAATCAATCGATTTCGCAGACGCTAGCCCAGCATCGACGGCGGGAGAGTTAAGAGGGAAAACAACGTCTGTCTAAACCCTAAATAAAACTCAATTTCACAAGCTAATGTTATTAACGCCCCCTATAGttgtagtaattataaaaagaCCTTTtaaagttttcttttttatagttAGGCCCAAACCTTCATaacttttatttcttcattaattatagtaaattgattatctttttaaattttttttttcaatttcctgtacattataatttatttatcctaattttttaaaatatgaaattctttaaaattctaaaataatatttaattcaaagCGATAAAATACACCATCTAAATTGCACAACTCACTTGTTGTTACACtaaaatttttttccaaatgtATTTCATAGAATAATAGCGACGGACCTTGGTGTGGGGCTTGGTTGCAGTGGCAGAGCTTGACTAGTGTCAGTGTATCTTTGTCGTATAATGACTTCACAAAGGTCAGCATCTCCGAATATATACCATTGACGGCGAGATAGTAACTGTTATTGTAGGCCCATGGTTAGCTGTGAGATGTATTTCAAAGTTCTACCGTTTAAAATGTCATTCAAAAAATTCAAGCTGGAACACCAACATTGTTTTTTTTGATGAAACAATACCTAAATctgagtaataaaaaaatggagatcAAATAAACATCAACAATCCTATTGAGGAtctgtcacaaaattaaaatatttaatttggagaTAAAATACCAACCCCAACATATTAGTAGTAGCAAGACAAGGTCACAATAACAACACAAGAAAAGTCATACTAAGACGATATAATCAACAATGATATTAAGTTGCATCCTAATACCTTGAAGAGAAATTTGACAAAGGAACATCCATTTCATGCCAAGAAGATTAtccaaaaaaagtaaaagctATATACAATCAAAAAAATTGGCCACTCCTAACAACCCAAATTCTACTATCAAATACACAAGTTGGTAAGAACAGTCGACGACTCAATGGAACTAGCTACTTCAGCTTCTAGCTGTATTAATCAATGATACCAATTTGGTCATACAAAAAAATGAGCCTGCTTTGAAAGTGTTTTCATCAGTTACCATCTTCCTGAGGCACTTGACAACCAAATTCTTGGCAAGTTCCACTACACAAAATTTGCTTAGTaattctcatttttcactcCTTAAAGGGtccatcttttttttatgttgttttgaTTGCTCTGTGAGGGACTAATATCTGGTGCAAGTCCACTTGTCTTTCCTTCACTTACAACTGTTCCTTTCTCTATAGCGTCTTGCCTACAGACTCATTCGGCTGAGTAGCTCGCTTTGCTCATTTTGATCTTCTCTGCCTGTTTTTGTGGCGTCGTCTGCTGGCTTCTTTGAATTTGTTACTAAATCCTTCAATGTCACCTCGAGCTTATCTAGTCTTCTTTGACCTCCAAAATCTCTGGATTAGATGCTACTAATGCTTTTTGTTCAGCAGCCTTGAGCTCCATCTCTTTTGCTTGAGCTTCAAACTCAGCCTGTTTCTTTTTTCCAAAGCCTGACAACATAATCCACAGGACAAAGGAAACACAAACATGAGAATATCACACCACATAGCCAGATATGAAACGTATCACATATATGCATGAATAGTCATTCCTTttcaatttatgaaaaatctGCAACAATTAAGTGTTGCCTCACCTCAACTATACAATCATAGATGATCCCCAAAGTTGTTCTTCTACAACTAACGATTCACATACATTACATACTCATTCTTCTACACCTAACGATTCACATACATTATTTTGCTATTGCTCGAGAAGATATCACATAAGTATTAGAAGAGTAGTATAACATCATGATGCAAGCCGCCCACATATCATAAAGAGGTGTATGTAGATACCCTTAGGAATGAACGACCTTCCAAACAGATGTACAGCTACACACACAGACATGCACATACAAATCTGGGTGTGCAACTTAAAAAGGACAAAGTATTCAAAGCAATAACCCTTTGAACTCTAAACCAACAAACTTAATTATCAATTCCTGCGACACCAAGAAAACCAAGACTTGAACTAatctattatatttaaaaatctaacaAATTCAACATCAAGGTTCAGAATGTGCTATGATATACAAAAACAAACAGAGAGTCAATCCCTTTAAAGAATCTATTTTCTCTGATACAAACTCATGATACCAAGTCACctgattttttactttattttacaatCATGTGTTAGTATATAAAAAGAGAAACCCCCGTGGGAAAGGTTACATcaacaaaactaatttttcGCTAAGTTCAAATGCTCATGAATCATGATGTTAAAACTTTTTACATAGCATTTTCAAAACACGTCTTTTTGACTGGGGACAAAACTTCCTTCAATTCGCAATCTAAACTTTTCATGGCCCCACAAAATCTCACCAAGACAGTGTAACAATGTGGAACTTCACAGAGAGCAGCAGGGGGCTTATCCTTTTCCCTTTTATAATCCCTCAACAATCCAAGcactataaaacaaaacagCCCAAACTTTTCCAAATTAaacccaacaaagttgagcaTTGGTGGAAGAGTTGACAATGAGAGGACATATGCATGCATGAATGCATCTTTTATTAAAACTGTCATGACAAGCTTCTAAGCAAGTATCTCATGAGCATTATTTgattaagaaaagaaaaggtatCACCAAACTAGGCAAGTACTCGGAAGTCGAATGTGCTTCATTATCCTTCCTAATCCAATAAAAGAATACTATAACAATATTCAATCTATCTGAAAATATCTATTTAGAATGCCAGCAATGCAAAAGCATACGTGtgattttatactccatttagtAGGCATCTCTAGACATGCATTCAGCAATTCACACATAGCTAACTAGCTGTGACTTTGAAACAAGAAGAAGTCTGGATTCTCCACTACTAACACATATGTACTTCAGTATCATACATAATCTCCTATTTTCTAGGTACATATTGATCATTATGGgaaaaaaatctacattaaACAATGATAAAACTACATAATATGTAAAACCATACCGCAtccattattttcatttctcgCGGGCATACTGAGCAACAAGATACACAGCTGACACAGAAAATCACAGAATTCATCATTAATCCACCGAAAACAAAAACTCAGCTCAATGTCGTAAcatatatggaaaaaaaatgctcTTTAGATTAGAAGAATAAAACGCGGTACCCAACGACGGCAAGCAAGCAAAGAATAGCTGCACCAGATGGAAATCCAACCTAAAAGCATTAATTAAACTCAAAATCAgctcaatcaataaataaaactagtCGTTCTACTGCACGCCAACTGATCGACGTAATGCCTGTAGAGAAATTCCggaaaaaagtgaaaagagaGCTCACccaaatttcttcttcttgggaGGGTCGGAGAAGAGGATTTTCGCGGCTTTCACAAAATCGAGGTCTTCAAGAGCTTTGTATTGTTCATCGTACTTACTCAacgatggagaagaagaagacccATCGCGAGTGGCGCCGCCGCCGGTCGTAGTGGGTTTGTTGTTTCCGGAGGTTGAGCAAAAGGATCGGTTCGGACATGGGATCCGATTCAAAATCTTCTTCCCCGCTAGAATTCTTCTCATGATCTTGTGCTCAACATTCCATTTACCATTAACGAGGATCGAAGTGTAAAGTGTGAAGTTGAGCTGAATTCAATTCGATTAATGGGCTTAAGTATTTCATTTAGGCCCAATTTGTCCATTTGAAAGAAGCCCATTACCCAAAATGAgtatcaatttcaaaatatttcagaattttcaaacaaattttgaaaagggGGAAGTAATTAATAGACGATTTGGGTGGGAAATTccgtaattatttttactgaATTCTGACTGTAGCTAGATATGAGATAATGTATGAATGCAAATGTGATCATGCCCGATTATTCAATCTATTTTCCCATTCTTCTattgaacttttatttttttatttatctaccGGAGAACATCAAATTATGTTTCCATAAAGTTGTTTTGTTAAAATAGACATGTAAATAACAATTTCAGTTTCTTAAAATGTGGGTCGGATAATGATAAAAGCTCATGTAGTAAGCAAGAGATCCGCAATGGtaaataggctagcctatGTTTTCTTCCTTCCATATTTTCTACACTAAAATTTCCCCACATCATCGTGACAAACAACTAGACAAataataggctagccacaaaGCTAACCACATCATCgcactattaaaaaaacaactaaatttacgaaatcaaacacaaaatacgaattaaatttacgacacatatatgggaaaattcattaattttatgaaaataaaaaaaattacattaaaaaaaaaatttaaatattgccttgaatttgtataggatTATGTTTCCAAATTTGGGATAGGATTATTTTTCCCTGGCTCCCGTCTTTTGTGTCCCTATTTTTGGGGAGAGAGACAAAATTGTGATCGAGACCCCAAATCTATATTTGAAAACCGattaatacaatttgttcCCCGTTTTTACTTGGTTtagccaacacaacgttggtgaaccacgaattttttcgtttttatgTTTCTCGATTAAAAGCCCTTTTTATTAACCCGGGTATGAGCCGGTTTTCGAACAGGGTTTTAATTTCCCCGGCGGGATTTTTGGAAATCGGATTTTCCCCTCAAACGAAGGGAAAAATTCCCGGGagaaatagtttttttttggcGATCAAGAGCGATTTTTCCCGAACAACGGGATGGAAACgctcaaaacaaagaaaaggaGGATGATGAGGGACAACCCGCGAAAAGGCCCACTCGACCATCATTTTGAGCCTACCCCGCGATGTTATCATCAAGTTCGGTCGGGGCCGCTTTTGCGCGAAGTTGGAGGTCACCCCAAAGTCTCAACACAATTTGGGCTTTTAAGCCGTTTTTCGGTTACGCATTAGGAAGGTCCCCCCTTTGGGGATCACCCggaaaattagaataaaatttttgatttGGTAATTTGGTTAAAGAAGACGaggtttttcaattttgcttatgtctttttgaattttacgaaaatttttttgagttttttttaagaaGGGGAAACCTTTCTTGGAGGATGTTCGATCGCTCTCCACATGGGAGAGGGATGTAACAACGAGTTCAAAAAAAGATCCCTCGGGATTATCTAGGGATAAGGGaaagaaattcaaagaaaCAACTAAAAAGGTTTAAAAGGCCCAAAAGGCCCCAAAGCAAATGACATCAGAATTGTAAAAAACCCCCGGGAGCATTGGAAGGGATTGTCcaaggaaaaagaagaaattgggAAAAAGGAAGATGATAACTTTCTACGGGGCGGCGATGACACAAATTCGGAAAAAAAGTTTTGGGTTGCGGTGAACCATGTAATGATGTGTGGTTTTTGGGATTGGGCTATATCATTTTTGTCCTCATGGGTATTTCAACATTTGAGGATGATGGAGACAATGTTCCAGGTCCAAGGTGGTTGGCACGGCCAAGGGGGATTCCCTCATGATGGGGTCTTCTCCCCTTGATGTTAGGCATTTTCCCCGGATGCGAAAAAACGATATCCGGGTACTTTGAAGAAGGGGATTCGTTTAAAAGGTGAAGGTGGAGTAATGCGTTTTTTTAAAGGTTCGAAGGTGGTTGCATTTTTAAACGGGGTCCCTTTTCGTTTGAGAGGTTATCGGGGAAAAATTTCGATTTTGCATCATCCGGGTTTCAATAAGGATATGCCCAAAAAGGTGGATATGAGGCCGTCATAGGGGAGAACGTGGCATGAGAATCTTTCGAAtcgtgatttttttttggggccCAAAAGGTGCGAAACAATTTGGCCCGGGTTTTGGGAACTTCTTTGGGTTTTTAAAAGGGGGTTCATCACAAAGGAGACACTTTCATTCATATGGTTGTTGGGGTCCTCACTTTTGAGTCTATGGAGGACACAAGTATTTTGTGTCGATGATTGATGACTACTCGAAGATTTGGTGTTTATGATGAAACAAAAAGGGTAGGATTCAAGAAGTTCAAAGGGGAAGACTTATAAAACCGGGGGGAAAAGATCAAGCGTTGAGAACGGATCGCGGAATTTTGTTCGTCTAAGTTCGATGGTTGGGGAAGTGAAAGGATGTTCGCTATCAAGTTAGACTACACCCGGGAAAATGGTGGGGCGAAGCATGAATGGGACGTTGttggagaaaaagaagatgcaTGCTCTTCCCCCCggtttgatttgaatttttcgGGGAAGAAACCGACTTGTTATCGACCCGTGGACCTCCCCTTTTTTGGCAAAGACAGTGGGGTATGTGTTTCACCGGATTACTctttttttgagattttttgggAGCCATTTACTATCATGGGTGGGTAATGGACCCAAGAGCTGAAGGGGAGTATTTGTTGGTTATGGAGAGGATTTAAAAGGGCGAATTTGGTCTCTTGGGATGGGATTATTCTGTTCGAATGTGGTGTTTGATGTTCTATGTTTAACTCTATTGTGAAGTCTATTTTCGGAGGTTTTGGAGGTGTTGATGAACGGGGGGAAAATGCAAGTCACTCACGATGTGAGGAATCACAACTCCAAGGTGGAAAAATCAACAGATCCTCCGTACTTAGTTCAATGTTCTCCACAAGCTCCAAAAATATCACTATTAAAGGAGGGGGAGGCGATTGGGCCCCCGGAGGATGGTTTTTAGGGTATGATGGCATACCGGGGGCCAATGAGGTCGAAGATAGCCTTGGGGAAAGAACCACCCACCCGGGAAGGAATTTTTTTGGGCGTCCAAATGGCTCCGGGAACGCTAGAAGAAATAGAATCACTTTTGAAGAACTGACTTGGGAAATTTTTTCAACGGGCCAAGGGGGGAAAGATTGTCACTTGCAAATGGAATTTCAAAAAGAAGGGAAAACCTTTTCCCGGATGAGGGCTTGGGTACGGTCTCGTTCAAAAAGGGGTTCGCGGGGGGTTGACTATAATGAGATTTTCTCACCGGGTCGGGCACACTTCCATCGAGGTTCTTGGATAGTTGCACATTATGATTTGGGGCGAAAACTAGATGGAAAACGGCTTTCCCACACTGCAGGGGGATATCTACATGACTCCCGGGGGATTTGTGGGTTGGGGAAGGGGTTTTtgggaaatttaaaaatcccCAGGACTAAAAGGGCTCGAGGGGGTGGTTAAAAGGGTTTGGAATGATCAAATTGGGATTCAAAAGGAGTCGGGATGATTTTTGTGTATCAAAAAAAGTAGATGATTCTATGGTCTATCTTGTTCTATATTGGGGGAAAATGCTCATAGCTGAATGTAAGAAAAGAGTTGGCTTCCTAGTGCGAGTTTGATATGGGATTTGGGGGTTCAAGAAAAAACGGGGATGGGGATTTctggatgaaaaaaaaactttctcTATCACAAAACCCAAATTTAGAAGATTTTTTTCAAGATTTGGATGTTGCATCTAAGGTTATTGATACTCCCAAATACAAACATCTTTGTCATCGATCTTGCACGAAATCCGGTTGAGGAGGGCTTCC
The nucleotide sequence above comes from Salvia hispanica cultivar TCC Black 2014 chromosome 5, UniMelb_Shisp_WGS_1.0, whole genome shotgun sequence. Encoded proteins:
- the LOC125189336 gene encoding uncharacterized protein LOC125189336; translation: MRRILAGKKILNRIPCPNRSFCSTSGNNKPTTTGGGATRDGSSSSPSLSKYDEQYKALEDLDFVKAAKILFSDPPKKKKFGLDFHLVQLFFACLPSLAVYLVAQYAREK